One segment of uncultured Tolumonas sp. DNA contains the following:
- a CDS encoding LysR family transcriptional regulator, with product MAINELRAITTFVQAAELGNLSKAAVAQQISPQAASKVIGQLEAYLGVRLFHRTTRSISLTEEGQRFLDAVQPSVVGLQQALQTALKSRESAAGPLRISGPRSVFKTVIGPVMDEFIRHNPDVQPNIQFDDRFSNWVEERIDVGFRLGHAPQEGLIARRLFPIQLIICATPSYLRKYGTPQSLFELTSHRCSAFRRAQDNRDVPWTVKVGDSIQDLYVHSVFCTNDEEFELRTVLAGEVIAQLATSTAAVHIREGRLVPILVEHMADNYNLYVYFGSRTSTPTRVRNFIDLATERLSNNQQFVLSDSELKHASQWQYVEP from the coding sequence ATGGCGATTAATGAACTGCGTGCAATTACGACCTTTGTACAAGCAGCAGAGCTGGGGAATTTGAGTAAAGCCGCGGTTGCACAGCAAATTTCGCCGCAGGCAGCCAGTAAAGTAATAGGCCAGTTAGAAGCCTATTTAGGAGTGCGTTTGTTTCACCGAACAACCCGCTCAATTTCGTTAACAGAAGAAGGTCAGCGTTTCTTAGATGCGGTACAGCCATCGGTAGTGGGACTTCAGCAAGCACTACAAACGGCACTAAAATCACGAGAAAGCGCAGCTGGGCCATTACGGATATCAGGCCCACGTTCAGTTTTTAAAACGGTGATCGGACCGGTAATGGATGAATTTATTCGTCACAATCCTGATGTTCAGCCCAATATTCAGTTCGATGATCGTTTCAGTAACTGGGTAGAAGAGCGGATCGATGTGGGTTTTAGATTAGGGCATGCGCCGCAAGAAGGGCTGATCGCTCGGCGATTATTTCCTATTCAGCTGATTATCTGTGCGACTCCGTCCTATCTGCGGAAATACGGCACACCCCAAAGTTTGTTCGAGCTGACGTCACACCGGTGTAGTGCGTTTCGCCGTGCACAAGATAATCGCGACGTGCCTTGGACGGTAAAAGTGGGAGATAGTATTCAGGATTTATATGTACATTCTGTGTTCTGCACGAATGATGAAGAGTTTGAACTTAGAACCGTTCTGGCTGGCGAGGTCATTGCTCAATTGGCTACCTCGACAGCTGCTGTTCATATCCGCGAGGGGCGATTAGTTCCGATATTAGTGGAGCATATGGCTGATAATTATAATCTCTACGTCTATTTTGGTAGTAGAACTTCCACACCCACTCGAGTCAGAAATTTCATTGATTTAGCAACCGAAAGACTCTCGAACAATCAGCAATTTGTTTTAAGCGACAGTGAGCTGAAGCATGCAAGTCAGTGGCAATATGTCGAACCGTAA